One Gemmatimonadaceae bacterium genomic window, CCTGACGCCGTCGGCGGTCACACGGCAGATCCAGCGCCTCGAAGCGGCATTGAAGACGCCGCTGCTCGATCGTCGCGTGAAACCGGGGCGGATTACCCGTGAAGGCCGCGCGGTGCTCGACGGCGGGCGACATATGCTGCGCATCATGGACGATCTCAAGGCGAGCGGCGCGAAGGACGCCGAGCCAAGCGGAATCTTCCGCATCGGATTGTCGCATGCGCTCGCGCAACCGAGCCTCGTCGCGTCGATCCAGCGCTTGACGAGTCGCTTCCCCCGGCTTCAACCGGTGCTGAGCACCGATCTCAGGCAACAGCTCATCGAGCAGGTGCGGACCGGCGGACTCGATGTGGCACTGGCGTTCCTCTCGGCTGACGATACGCCGCCCGGCGATGTGGCCAGCAGTGTTTTGGCTCCAGAACGTCTGGTATTGGTCAGGGCGAGAGGACCGCAACCTCGCGCGCGGCGCAGCAGCAAGTCGAAAGATCGCGATCTCGACGCACGCTGGGTGCTCAACCCGCCGGGGTGCTTTATTCGTCAGGCACTCGAGGCGAGGTTGCGCGAACTCGGCTCTCCGTTCGAAGTCGCCGCCGCGATCAACAATATCGACATGCAAGTGTCTCTCGTGGCGAGCGGGATCGGGCTCGGGCTTATCC contains:
- a CDS encoding LysR family transcriptional regulator yields the protein MLDEMRTFVVLAESGSLQRAAERLFLTPSAVTRQIQRLEAALKTPLLDRRVKPGRITREGRAVLDGGRHMLRIMDDLKASGAKDAEPSGIFRIGLSHALAQPSLVASIQRLTSRFPRLQPVLSTDLRQQLIEQVRTGGLDVALAFLSADDTPPGDVASSVLAPERLVLVRARGPQPRARRSSKSKDRDLDARWVLNPPGCFIRQALEARLRELGSPFEVAAAINNIDMQVSLVASGIGLGLIPARFLTSHPKRRRLERITRSGVSIEASIVFMQGGHLGRLESAATFLQGELRDHFAEREIR